Proteins encoded together in one Prevotella scopos JCM 17725 window:
- the pyrH gene encoding UMP kinase — protein MARFKRILLKLSGESLMGKQGFGIDPERLSDYAKQIKEVHEMGVQIGIVIGGGNIFRGLSGSQKGFDRVKGDQMGMCATVINSLALSSALEAIGVKAKVLTAIRMEPIGEFYSKWKAIEAMEAGYVCIFSAGTGSPYFTTDTGSSLRGIEIEADVMLKGTRVDGIYTADPEKDPTATKFSDITYDEIYTKGLKVMDLTATTMCKENDLPIYVFNMDVVGNLKKVMDGEDIGTLVHN, from the coding sequence ATGGCAAGATTTAAAAGAATTCTCTTGAAACTTTCGGGTGAGAGTTTGATGGGAAAACAGGGCTTCGGTATCGACCCTGAGCGTCTTAGCGATTATGCTAAGCAGATTAAGGAAGTACATGAAATGGGTGTACAGATTGGTATCGTAATCGGTGGCGGTAACATCTTCCGTGGTTTGAGCGGTAGTCAGAAAGGCTTCGATCGTGTGAAAGGCGACCAGATGGGTATGTGTGCTACCGTTATCAATTCTCTTGCACTCAGTTCTGCACTTGAGGCAATCGGTGTGAAAGCTAAGGTTTTGACCGCTATTCGTATGGAACCTATCGGCGAGTTCTATAGCAAGTGGAAGGCTATTGAGGCTATGGAAGCAGGTTATGTTTGTATCTTCTCAGCTGGTACTGGTAGTCCTTACTTTACTACTGACACTGGTTCAAGCTTGCGTGGTATTGAAATCGAGGCAGACGTAATGCTTAAGGGTACACGTGTAGATGGTATCTATACTGCCGATCCAGAGAAAGACCCGACAGCAACAAAGTTCTCTGATATTACATACGATGAGATTTACACAAAGGGTCTTAAGGTAATGGATCTCACGGCAACGACTATGTGTAAGGAGAATGACCTACCTATTTATGTCTTCAATATGGACGTTGTCGGTAATCTGAAGAAGGTTATGGACGGTGAAGATATTGGTACGTTAGTACATAATTAA
- a CDS encoding biotin--[acetyl-CoA-carboxylase] ligase, with product MKIIDAVLGFFKPTAVEKEREVKVVRLDSVDSTNAYLRTYTPAEDEPMTVVVADYQTAGKGQGTNTWESEAGKNLLFSVLVHPTMLPIRSQFLLSEAGALALKEALADYVKEDIRLKWPNDIYWKDKKLSGTLIETKLAAGRIKDCVFGVGLNVNQETFHSDAPNPVSLCQILGHEVDKEELLKKIIKKFSELYRLLEMGGYNDISAMYHEALYRRGGFYKFRDADGEFEGAIVEVEDDGHLILRDSKGMIREYQFKEVEFII from the coding sequence ATGAAGATAATAGATGCCGTGTTAGGCTTTTTCAAGCCTACAGCTGTAGAAAAAGAAAGAGAAGTGAAGGTCGTAAGACTAGATTCTGTCGATAGTACAAACGCTTATCTGCGTACCTATACACCTGCTGAAGATGAGCCAATGACAGTCGTTGTTGCCGATTATCAGACTGCAGGAAAAGGGCAGGGGACGAACACTTGGGAGAGTGAAGCGGGTAAGAACCTGTTGTTCTCGGTGCTTGTACACCCGACGATGCTGCCTATTCGTAGTCAGTTTCTACTCTCTGAAGCTGGTGCCTTGGCTCTGAAAGAAGCTTTAGCAGACTATGTGAAAGAGGATATCCGCCTGAAATGGCCCAATGACATCTATTGGAAAGATAAGAAACTGAGCGGAACACTGATTGAAACAAAGCTTGCTGCAGGGCGTATAAAGGATTGCGTCTTTGGTGTGGGACTGAATGTAAATCAGGAAACGTTCCATAGTGATGCCCCTAACCCTGTTTCTCTCTGCCAGATTTTAGGGCATGAGGTTGATAAAGAAGAGCTATTGAAAAAGATTATCAAGAAGTTCTCAGAACTCTATCGGCTGTTAGAGATGGGCGGATATAATGATATCAGTGCAATGTATCACGAAGCCTTGTATCGCCGTGGAGGCTTTTATAAGTTCCGCGATGCTGATGGTGAGTTTGAAGGCGCTATCGTTGAAGTAGAAGACGATGGGCACCTCATCCTCCGTGACAGCAAGGGTATGATTCGTGAATATCAATTTAAAGAAGTAGAATTTATTATATAA